The Rouxiella sp. WC2420 region CTCGGTGCTGGTGATAAAGCAGCCGGTGGCGTTAGACTGCAACACCGTTTGCCACTGGCTATCGCTGAGTTCCAGCAGGCTGGCGTGGGCGCTGGCTCCGGCGTTGTTGACTAAAATGTCGATCCCGCCCCAGTCGGCGACAACCTGATTCACCAGCTTAGCCACGCTGCTGCGTTCGGTGAGCTCAGCTTGATACAGCTGAACCTGACCGCCCGCCTGCACAATCTCCATCGCGGTTGTTTCCGCGCTGTGGCGGTCGTGGCGATAAACCAGCGCAATACGCGCCCCGTTGCTTGCCAGCTCCTGGCAGATAGCGCGGCCAATGCCTTTCGCGCCGCCGGTGACCAGTGCGACCTGGTTGTTAAAATTACTCATGACGATTTTTCACCCCCATTCAATGACGCTGACTGTGCGGCCAAAGTGCGGCCGCAAATGTATCCCCAGGTCAGATTCGGCCCAAGCGTGGTGCCCGCACCGACTGCCTTGGTGCCAATCGGATTGGCCATCGCCACCCCGGCACAAAATAGTCCACGAATAATCTCGCCGTCGTGATGACGCACTCGCCCAGACTCATCGGTTCTCGGGCCGCCTTTGGTCGCCAGAAACGAGCGATTAAACGGCACTGCAACAAACGGCGGCTGGCAGATATCCATCAAACCGCCGTGAAAACGCGTATCCGCTTCCCCGTGCGCCGCCGACTGTTCACGATGAAAATCTTCATCGACGCCGTGCTGACAAAAACCGTTAAAGCGATTCACCGTGGCATCGAGACTGCCGTGCGGCAGTTTGAGTTTCGCCGCCAGCGCGGCCAAAGTCGGCGCTTTAATCATCCAGTTTTGAAAGCGCATCGCTGTCAGACGCAGCATGGGTGAACGCTGCAACAAACGGCTATCGGCCACCAGCCAGGCCGGAAGATGTAACGGCATCCCTTGCTCGTTGCGGGCGTCCAACACTGCGCCAAGGTTGAAAGTAAATTCATTGGTAAAGCGATTGCCGCGAGCATCCACCAGAATGGCGTTGGGCTCATAGTGGAAGTAAACCGACAATCCATAAGGCTTGCCGAGATAGCGCCACGGCACCGCGCCGCCCATGTTGGCCTGATCCATATGCGCCAGCTGCGCGCCAATCTCTTCCGCCATCCGCTGCCCGTCGCCGGTATTACTGTCCGGGCTGCAAACGTAGTCCATCGCGCCAGGAAAATGCTGCTCGAGGCGCTGCGCGTCCCCTTCAAAGCCACCGCTGGCAATCACCACACCTTGCGAAGCTCGAACTTCAATCTGTTTTCCCAATTGTGAATAACGAGCACCGATCACCTGATGACTGCCGTGGGTAAGCAGACTCTCGACTCGGGCGTCGCTCACCACACGACAGCCTAGCGCCAGACATCCCGCCAGCAGACCGGTTACCATCGCCCCACCCTTGGTGCGCAGACGACGGGCAAATCGCCAGACCAGCTGCGGCGAAAGGCGACAGGCCACACCAATCGGGTGATGCCAGATATCGTGCTTAATCACTTCGTGGTAGGTATAAAATTGTGGCAACGGTGAAGGCCTAAGTTTGAAATGTCCAAACTTGTCAAGCACGCTGGCCGCCAGGGGTAACGGGGCCAGCATTCGCCCCTGTCGTTTGGCTCCGACAAAAGTGGCCAGCGGATCGGCCTCGTCAGTCAACGCAAAGCGCAGCGGTGAATGTTTTTCAACGAATGCCAGCATCTCGGCGGCAGAGTCGGTAAAAGCCCGCCACAGCGCGTCTTCACTCTCGGCCCAGCCCTGCGGTGCCGTGGCGCGCAGGTATGCCAACGCCTCGGCGGGTGAATCCTCGACTCCCGCCTGTCTGGCGTGATGATTGGCGGGTATCCAGGTCGCGCCGCCTGACATCGCGGTGGTGCCGCCCAGCCAGGCGCTTTTTTCGACAATCAGCACCGATAATCCTGCTGCTGCGGCCTTCAGCGCCGCGCTAAGCGCCGCACCGCCAGAGCCGATAATCAGCACATCGCATTGCTCGATGAGTTCTTTACCGAGATTTTCAGACTGAAGCATCTTGGTGCCTCAGTCAGATTGGGTTGGTTTTCATCAGGTTGATGCCCGGCTTGGACAGACGCACGTCAGTCAACTGCCACTTGGTCATTATTTTGTCGTAGGTGCCGTTTTCATGCAGTACGTTGAGCGCCTTTAGCAGCGACTGAGCCAGCGCGTCATTTTCGTGGGCAACCACCATGCCAAGGTAGTATTTTGGCATCAGCGGCATTTCAATAGTGCGGATTGGCCGCGGCGCTTTCTTCTTGATTTCACCCGCAGCGGCGGCGTCGTTGAGCACAAAGTCTACTCGCCCGGCATACAGCGCCAGCAACACTGCATCGGCAGAAGGCAGCGTGACCGTTTTAATCGCCGGTTTACCCTGCTTGACGCAGTTAGGGGTATAGATTTCATTGATGGCGTGCTCGAAATCGGTGCCGGTCTGCACGCCAGCATTCAAGCCGCACAGCGTCAGCGGATCGGCCTTGACGCTGGTGTTGGTCGCCAGCGTATAAACTTCATTGGTTGCGTAGGCGTAGTTAACGAAAGTGACTTGCTTCTCACGA contains the following coding sequences:
- a CDS encoding FAD-dependent oxidoreductase produces the protein MLQSENLGKELIEQCDVLIIGSGGAALSAALKAAAAGLSVLIVEKSAWLGGTTAMSGGATWIPANHHARQAGVEDSPAEALAYLRATAPQGWAESEDALWRAFTDSAAEMLAFVEKHSPLRFALTDEADPLATFVGAKRQGRMLAPLPLAASVLDKFGHFKLRPSPLPQFYTYHEVIKHDIWHHPIGVACRLSPQLVWRFARRLRTKGGAMVTGLLAGCLALGCRVVSDARVESLLTHGSHQVIGARYSQLGKQIEVRASQGVVIASGGFEGDAQRLEQHFPGAMDYVCSPDSNTGDGQRMAEEIGAQLAHMDQANMGGAVPWRYLGKPYGLSVYFHYEPNAILVDARGNRFTNEFTFNLGAVLDARNEQGMPLHLPAWLVADSRLLQRSPMLRLTAMRFQNWMIKAPTLAALAAKLKLPHGSLDATVNRFNGFCQHGVDEDFHREQSAAHGEADTRFHGGLMDICQPPFVAVPFNRSFLATKGGPRTDESGRVRHHDGEIIRGLFCAGVAMANPIGTKAVGAGTTLGPNLTWGYICGRTLAAQSASLNGGEKSS
- a CDS encoding ABC transporter substrate-binding protein; this translates as MKMKSVAVSALSYLCVTLASVSAIAPALAADAPLAMNAQLHAQLPEKIRQSKVLNLVTDAHYPPCESFADDNKTMVGFEPDLWDAMGQVLGVKVKPVSIDFDGLIPGVKSGRYDVAVECISDSLDREKQVTFVNYAYATNEVYTLATNTSVKADPLTLCGLNAGVQTGTDFEHAINEIYTPNCVKQGKPAIKTVTLPSADAVLLALYAGRVDFVLNDAAAAGEIKKKAPRPIRTIEMPLMPKYYLGMVVAHENDALAQSLLKALNVLHENGTYDKIMTKWQLTDVRLSKPGINLMKTNPI